One window from the genome of Diospyros lotus cultivar Yz01 chromosome 11, ASM1463336v1, whole genome shotgun sequence encodes:
- the LOC127813272 gene encoding serine carboxypeptidase-like 18 isoform X1, whose protein sequence is MKVAARVHFLAILPALLLSAQGAIAGQTVSYLPGYDGPLPFHLQTGYISVGDSELFYYFIESEGNPVEDPLLLWLTGGPGCSSFNGFIYEVGPLEFVTENYTGGLPKLRDYPYSWTKTASIIFLDQPVGAGFSYSRTLKGWPTSDSVSVKQSYEFLIKWLEENPQYLKVQLFVTGDSYSGITIPLITKQIADGNKNGGKPYMNLKGMFLGSPATYLIMDENSRVDFAHRMALISDEIYENAKRACNESYTSADPTNTACTIAMAEITKCIKGLFSGNILQPKCKSLSPQTQSDPLGETAERRSLQVEEHHHHTLSHFLSSPPRFSNHPCPATYRYIFAYAWANEDAVQKALHVRKGTVPYWSRCNESLSYSKDIPNVVPVHEELKKLALQVIVATGDRDMVVPFVGTIKWIKFLNLTIADYWRPWFLDGQVAGYTEKFHENGYYLTYATVKGAGHPAAEYQRRKCYYIFDRWVHFYPL, encoded by the exons ATGAAGGTGGCGGCCCGCGTCCATTTCTTGGCGATTCTACCGGCGCTTCTGCTCTCAGCCCAAGGAGCCATTGCCGGCCAGACAGTGAGCTACTTACCCGGATATGATGGCCCACTTCCCTTCCACCTTCAAACTGG ATACATAAGTGTTGGTGACTCGGAGTTGTTTTACTACTTCATTGAGTCGGAAGGAAATCCTGTAGAGGACCCTTTGCTCTTGTGGCTCACCGGCGGCCCCGGCTGTTCTTCTTTCAATGGCTTTATCTACGAAGttg GACCATTGGAGTTTGTGACAGAAAACTACACGGGGGGCTTACCAAAGCTAAGAGACTATCCCTACTCCTGGACGAAG ACTGCGAGCATCATATTTTTGGATCAACCGGTGGGTGCTGGATTTTCCTATTCAAGAACATTAAAGGGTTGGCCAACTTCTGACTCAGTATCAGTGAAGCAATCTTATGAATTCCTCATCAAG TGGCTCGAAGAAAACCCACAATATCTCAAAGTTCAATTATTTGTGACGGGAGACTCTTATTCAGGGATAACGATTCCATTGATCACTAAACAAATTGCAGATG GTAATAAAAATGGTGGCAAGCCATACATGAACCTCAAG GGGATGTTTCTTGGGAGCCCTGCCACTTATCTTATAATGGACGAGAACTCGAGAGTAGACTTTGCTCACAGGATGGCCCTTATTTCAGATGAGATCTATGAG AACGCGAAGAGGGCTTGCAATGAGAGCTACACAAGTGCAGACCCAACAAACACAGCTTGTACGATAGCCATGGCTGAGATAACAAAG TGCATCAAGGGTTTGTTTTCGGGTAACATTTTGCAACCCAAGTGTAAATCATTGTCTCCTCAAACTCAAAGTGATCCATTAGGAGAAACTGCAGAAAGAAGATCGCTTCAAGTTGAAGAACACCATCATCATACCCTTTCTCATTTCCTTTCCTCTCCTCCACGCTTCTCAAACCACCCATGTCCAGCA ACCTATAGGTACATATTCGCCTATGCCTGGGCAAACGAGGATGCTGTACAAAAAGCTTTACATGTGCGAAAG GGAACTGTACCGTATTGGAGCAGATGCAATGAGAGCTTATCATACTCGAAGGACATACCGAACGTTGTACCTGTTCATGAAGAGCTAAAGAAGTTAGCTTTACAAGTGATTGTAGCTAC TGGCGACCGTGACATGGTTGTTCCATTTGTGGGCACTATCAAATGGATCAAATTTCTGAACTTGACGATCGCTGATTACTGGCGACCATGGTTTTTGGATGGCCAAGTCGCAgg ATACACAGAAAAATTTCATGAGAATGGGTACTATTTGACATATGCTACTGTTAaa GGGGCAGGTCACCCAGCTGCAGAGTACCAACGGAGGAAATGCTATTACATATTTGACAGATGGGTTCATTTCTATCCTCTTTAA
- the LOC127813272 gene encoding serine carboxypeptidase-like 18 isoform X2 codes for MNLKGMFLGSPATYLIMDENSRVDFAHRMALISDEIYENAKRACNESYTSADPTNTACTIAMAEITKCIKGLFSGNILQPKCKSLSPQTQSDPLGETAERRSLQVEEHHHHTLSHFLSSPPRFSNHPCPATYRYIFAYAWANEDAVQKALHVRKGTVPYWSRCNESLSYSKDIPNVVPVHEELKKLALQVIVATGDRDMVVPFVGTIKWIKFLNLTIADYWRPWFLDGQVAGYTEKFHENGYYLTYATVKGAGHPAAEYQRRKCYYIFDRWVHFYPL; via the exons ATGAACCTCAAG GGGATGTTTCTTGGGAGCCCTGCCACTTATCTTATAATGGACGAGAACTCGAGAGTAGACTTTGCTCACAGGATGGCCCTTATTTCAGATGAGATCTATGAG AACGCGAAGAGGGCTTGCAATGAGAGCTACACAAGTGCAGACCCAACAAACACAGCTTGTACGATAGCCATGGCTGAGATAACAAAG TGCATCAAGGGTTTGTTTTCGGGTAACATTTTGCAACCCAAGTGTAAATCATTGTCTCCTCAAACTCAAAGTGATCCATTAGGAGAAACTGCAGAAAGAAGATCGCTTCAAGTTGAAGAACACCATCATCATACCCTTTCTCATTTCCTTTCCTCTCCTCCACGCTTCTCAAACCACCCATGTCCAGCA ACCTATAGGTACATATTCGCCTATGCCTGGGCAAACGAGGATGCTGTACAAAAAGCTTTACATGTGCGAAAG GGAACTGTACCGTATTGGAGCAGATGCAATGAGAGCTTATCATACTCGAAGGACATACCGAACGTTGTACCTGTTCATGAAGAGCTAAAGAAGTTAGCTTTACAAGTGATTGTAGCTAC TGGCGACCGTGACATGGTTGTTCCATTTGTGGGCACTATCAAATGGATCAAATTTCTGAACTTGACGATCGCTGATTACTGGCGACCATGGTTTTTGGATGGCCAAGTCGCAgg ATACACAGAAAAATTTCATGAGAATGGGTACTATTTGACATATGCTACTGTTAaa GGGGCAGGTCACCCAGCTGCAGAGTACCAACGGAGGAAATGCTATTACATATTTGACAGATGGGTTCATTTCTATCCTCTTTAA